A window of Acropora muricata isolate sample 2 chromosome 3, ASM3666990v1, whole genome shotgun sequence contains these coding sequences:
- the LOC136911430 gene encoding uncharacterized protein, with protein MESRRVTIVQYDLTSSEDEKDSDQTYVYSSSKLSPLSASEFLFEPPAEGDQSDHSEQNSVLVLESDSASDDAGPCASASKRPRLSGSASSDSGIVAITTAAGPIYVASSSKSEEQDNEFSRLPLLSDDLEIMAASTAASASIYVSSSSESEDQDSEARRQSRLSDVASEDSEIIPSTAVGAPIDVSSSSESDDQDTGALVPGRKPYSIGLQEIPASLREFLGEAYAFFTSSHRLERAGQRVSLTTYGKAQERILCFLGYVTRCNPKQPLTPDVFNRAPLLESYLDHLKDHRGLSSATIANHASSLVYPLKYIYRGEAPNFANVPIIAQLRRMATLLQRQGDVERPKTREDLKALNRWVDWDEVLEATSLQRARFEVARTKRNRAREAADYLLLSLYVHIPPSRGLEIRTLEVVLEQALGEPFTAARFANRNVALLQKDGGITIYVQNYKTSKFAGSDTVPIQADSELCSFFRKYVQEFRPELSSAQEKNDFLFVNANGQPYSGSSFSKHLKNLMIRLTGREVSINTLRSSFLTWAYSQSECTDSMKDSLAAALRHSREQAQSTYDRRTACEKKAAALRLAREKAEEGADPEVRLATEQSSKPEITVGQFVAKSINYACASASIPARRTGVAAVVQKCGRRTLRARSRRQSVD; from the exons ATGGAAAGCAGACGTGTCACCATCGTCCAGTACGATTTGACGTCAAGCGAAGACGAAAAAGACTCCGATCAAACGTATGTCTATTCATCGTCCAAGCTTTCTCCACTCAGTGCTTCAGAATTCCTGTTTGAACCGCCAGCAGAGGGGGATCAAAGCGACCACAGCGAACAGAACAGCGTCTTGGTCCTGGAGTCAGATAGCGCAAGCGACGACGCGGGTCCTTGTGCGTCTGCAAGTAAACGACCACGCCTGTCAGGCAGTGCGTCAAGTGACTCTGGAATCGTCGCTATCACAACCGCTGCTGGCCCGATTTACGTCGCGTCGTCATCCAAATCCGAAGAGCAAGACAACGAATTCAGCAGACTACCTCTTCTGTCAGACGACTTGGAAATCATGGCAGCAAGTACAGCGGCTAGTGCCTCGATTTACGTCTCGTCGTCGTCTGAATCGGAAGACCAAGATAGCGAGGCCCGCAGACAATCACGCTTGTCAGACGTTGCGTCAGAGGACTCAGAAATCATCCCAAGCACAGCCGTTGGTGCCCCGATTGACGTCTCCTCGTCATCTGAATCGGACGACCAAGATACCGGAGCCCTAGTTCCAGGGAGAAAACCTTACTCCATCGGACTTCAAGAGATACCGGCAAGCCTGAGAGAATTCCTTGGCGAGGCGTATGCCTTCTTCACGAGTTCGCACCGACTAGAGAGAGCAGGACAGCGCGTGTCCCTTACCACCTACGGAAAAGCCCAGGAGCGGATCTTGT GTTTTCTGGGATATGTGACGCGCTGCAATCCTAAACAGCCACTAACGCCGGATGTCTTCAACCGAGCGCCTCTGCTCGAAAGCTATCTGGACCATTTGAAG GATCACAGGGGCTTATCCTCAGCAACGATCGCCAACCACGCGAGCAGCCTGGTTTATCCCTTGAAGTATATCTATCGCGGAGAGGCGCCCAATTTCGCCAATGTTCCCATCATCGCCCAGCTACGCAGGATGGCGACACTTCTGCAGAGGCAGGGCGACGTCGAGCGCCCAAAAACGCGAGAGGACCTCAAAGCGCTGAACAGATGGGTCGACTG ggACGAAGTCCTTGAAGCTACGTCACTCCAACGTGCGCGTTTCGAAGTGGCTCGCACCAAGAGAAATCGTGCAAGAGAGGCTGCCGACTATCTGTTACTGTCGTTGTACGTGCACATACCGCCCAGCAGAGGACTGGAGATACGGACCTTAGAAGTGGTACTCGAACAGGCATTGGGAGAACCGTTCACAGCAGCCCGTTTCGCCAACAGGAACGTAGCGCTTCTGCAAAAAGACGGGGGGATTACAATATACGTTCAGAATTACAAGACCAGCAAGTTCGCAGGAAGCGACACTGTTCCCATACAG GCGGACAGTGAACTttgcagtttcttcagaaaataCGTTCAAGAATTTAGACCAGAACTGAGCAGCGCCCAAGAGAAAAACGACTTTCTGTTTGTG AACGCAAACGGACAGCCATATTCAGGGAGCTCCTTCTCAAAGCACCTGAAGAATCTTATGATCCGATTGACGGGACGAGAGGTCTCAATCAACACCCTCCGCTCTTCGTTTTTGACCTGGGCATATTCCCAGAG CGAGTGTACCGACAGCATGAAGGACAGTTTGGCGGCAGCACTTCGCCACTCGAGAGAGCAGGCTCAGAGCACCTATGATCGGCGAACAGCATGCGAAAAGAAGGCGGCGGCCCTTCGCTTAGCCAGGGAGAAGGCTGAAGAGGGAGCGGATCCAGAGGTTCGTCTAGCAACAGAGCAATCCAGCAAGCCAGAAATCACTGTTGGACAATTCGTTGCAAAATCCATCAATTATGCTTGCGCGAGTGCAAGCATTCCTGCCCGACGGACAGGTGTCGCTGCTGTGGTACAGAAATGTGGGAGGAGGACTTTACGCGCTCGAAGTCGACGGCAGTCAGTGGATTGA
- the LOC136912471 gene encoding uncharacterized protein, with protein MATARIRNNDWQEDERLIEALTRYVKENLRRNEVLDFVSRDFSDYAWSLRTLDRRLQYFGIKYTHRTVQVDEVEDAVKEEMEGPGKLLGYRALHKKLRQVHDLNVPRDLVYAVMYDVDPDALAERAPRYKKKKAKGNFISRGPNWVHSLDGHDKLMGYQNSTFPIAVYGCMDTCSGKMLWAKVWVSNSNPDLIGRFYLEYLYKSRTIASKLRLDKGSETGVMATMHAFLRQHHGDMDPLETVLYGPSTSNQIERWWKELHEKLEKFFKFPLNELQEQGHYDPDDETHRLLLAYVMIPTVQRELDTFIHVLWNTHRIRAQKETFLPDGVLDHIYSFPEKYGLEECGWNVTEDQLEGVAELSGVLADNEDYLPPDLREKCEQVIADPLELEVADFANAFRFLKENVDLYA; from the exons atggcgACTGCTCGCATTCGGAACAACGATTGGCAGGAGGACGAGAGGTTAATTGAGGCTTTAACTCGTTATGTTAAGGAAAACCTTCGTCGAAATGAAGTTTTAGACTTTGTGTCGAGGGATTTCAGTGACTATGCGTGGAGCTTGAGGACGCTAGACAGAAGACTTCAGTACTTCGGAATAAAGTACACCCATCGTACTGTTCAGGTCGACGAGGTCGAGGACGCAGTGAAGGAAGAAATGGAAGGGCCGGGAAAACTTCTTGGATACCGTGCGTTGCACAAGAAACTCAGACAAGTCCACGACCTCAATGTTCCGCGAGATCTTGTGTATGCAGTAATGTACGATGTAGATCCAGATGCACTCGCTGAAAGGGCTCCTCGATATAAAAAGAAGAAGGCCAAAGGCAACTTCATATCACGAGGCCCAAACTGGGTTCATTCTCTTGATGGCCACGACAAGTTAATGGGCTATCAAAACAGCACTTTCCCTATCGCTGTTTATGGCTGCATGGACACTTGCAGCGGAAAAATGCTTTGGGCAAAGGTTTGGGTTAGCAATAGCAATCCAGATTTAATTGGTCGATTTTACCTTGAGTACTTGTACAAATCAAGAACGATAGCAAGCAAGCTACGGCTGGATAAAGGATCAGAAACAGGAGTGATGGCTACTATGCACGCATTTCTACGACAGCATCATGGTGACATGGACCCACTAGAGACAGTCTTGTATGGGCCATCAACTTCCAATCAA ATTGAACGATGGTGGAAAGAGCTGCATGAGAAGCttgaaaagtttttcaagtttcCTTTGAATGAACTTCAAGAACAAGGGCATTATGATCCTGATGATGAAACCCATAG aCTGCTTCTAGCATATGTGATGATCCCGACAGTTCAAAGAGAACTAGATACATTCATACATGTCTTATGGAATACCCATAGGATCCGAGCACAGAAAGAAACCTTTTTGCCAGATGGGGTTCTGGATCATATATACAGTTTTCCAGAGAAATATGGCCTGGAAGAATGTG GATGGAATGTCACAGAGGACCAGCTTGAAGGGGTTGCTGAGCTTTCAGGAGTATTAGCAGACAATGAGGATTATTTACCACCTGACTTAAGAGAAAAGTGCGAACAAGTAATAGCTGATCCACTGGAGCTGGAGGTTGCTGATTTTGCCAATGCATTTAGGTTCCTCAAGGAGAATGTAGATTTATATGCATAG
- the LOC136912110 gene encoding uncharacterized protein → MPPAKKKRRPATRSQSQSLLETEAVESGSRGSAREGDEDETSNDDNEEEQRRFIDNRSQPRDSPMSHVALDNRHEDPEPVIIVPYFPRGLAKSTEQPLDFNFTLYLYDTLRLPLGLFPDDQDQEVLFEDLQQCMQYCWRYARQRQDWMHDQPVTQDHSQERRAQLSKDTMFREAGQPLGVNMTTGNALFDRNLADVRLDVFGNVMFLKAPHWSDVSVQFMHGFPRRLITDHHRGLLRGNITVAARISNQAVRSLSAGDIAAFVSQKMVQGLGLTTSELMMARASAIKYAGKREKPTRLLDLTIRFGIDFLTLAPVPKESLRDIRSKSNVHWNGVLESSADEDQEPELSNSSSDSELSVAWDPGEESQGMPATNTDEYTVAVTRHVENLLHCYVSTRQMVTQQLQVRAATARASGSSGMTRRRKQKAPRRKPAASQRAPEATATSTATVSTRDQERGNTEQREPEQQEQPRRSPREILVALPGIVATRIPNEDSLNRLEQFLRNNQPCDPQRAAQATAEDRESIEEARQRASRNSYEEQRAQQVQEKIKDFWRASQAECTCLGESDVRDSEDDNDQNCPYCICTEEGGDVARVKGRCLNADCKVCALMNKLDKVSLAALGEVRNTRLTVMLDLSPLIVQCLNSGEISEERRQVLVRTFCELLCCSKSRLRFLTNVGFLVMICPRLKHLQLERGWGDVWCNLSKFATAIGYHQDHRSQLAALIFMLQRCIPDSESKWAWYFQSEDPEEQRVNLEVFEQGCRRE, encoded by the exons ATGCCTCCAGCTAAAAAGAAACGGCGACCAGCTACGAGGTCCCAATCACAGTCCTTGCTGGAAACAGAAGCTGTCGAAAGCGG TTCTCGTGGGTCTGCAAGAGAGGGAGATGAAGACGAAACTAGCAATGATGACAATGAAGAAGAACAAAG GAGATTTATTGATAACCGATCCCAACCCAGAGACTCACCAATGTCACATGTAGCCCTCGACAACAGGCATGAAGATCCGGAGCCAGTAATAATCGTCCCGTACTTTCCGCGTGGCCTGGCTAAATCTACAGAGCAACCCTTGGACTTCAACTTTACCCTGTATTTGTACGACACCTTACGTCTGCCTCTCGGCCTTTTCCCCGACGATCAAGATCAAGAGGTGCTGTTCGAAGACTTGCAGCAATGCATGCAGTACTGTTGGCGTTATGCAAGACAGAGGCAGGATTGGATGCATGATCAGCCAGTCACCCAAGACCATTCACAGGAGAGGCGTGCTCAGCTCTCCAAGGACACCATGTTCCGTGAGGCAGGGCAGCCTTTAGGAGTCAATATGACAACTGGCAATGCACTCTTTGACAGAAACTTGGCAGACGTACGCCTGGACGTGTTTGGGAATGTCATGTTTCTTAAGGCTCCCCACTGGAGTGATGTCTCTGTGCAGTTTATGCACGGTTTTCCTCGCCGCCTCATCACAGACCACCACCGCGGCCTGTTAAGGGGAAATATCACTGTTGCTGCCCGGATCTCCAATCAGGCAGTCCGTAGCTTGTCTGCAG GTGACATCGCAGCTTTTGTATCCCAAAAGATGGTGCAGGGACTAGGACTGACAACTTCCGAACTCATGATGGCACGTGCCAGTGCGATAAAATATGCCGGAAAGAGAGAGAAACCTACACGCCTCCTAGATTTGACAATACGATTTGGAATCGACTTCCTAACATTGGCACCAGTGCCAAAAGAAAGCTTACGGGACATTAGAAGTAAAAGTAACGTGCACTGGAATGGTGTCCTTGAGTCCTCAGCCGATGAAGATCAGGAACCTGAGTTGTCAAACAGTTCTTCTGATTCGGAATTGTCTGTCGCTTGGGATCCCGGGGAGGAGAGTCAAGGAATGCCAGCAACAAACACAGATGAATACACAGTTGCTGTCACAAGACATGTGGAAAATCTACTGCACTGTTATGTCTCAACAAGGCAGATGGTGACACAGCAGCTGCAGGTGAGAGCAGCAACAGCCAGAGCAAGTGGAAGCTCGGGCATGACTCGCAGAAGGAAACAAAAGGCCCCAAGGCGTAAACCTGCTGCTTCACAGCGAGCTCCGGAAGCAACAGCCACATCCACAGCCACAGTGAGTACCAGAGACCAGGAACGGGGGAACACTGAGCAACGAGAACCTGAACAGCAAGAACAGCCTAGACGGAGCCCCAGGGAAATTCTGGTGGCCCTTCCAGGGATTGTGGCCACCCGGATACCAAATGAAGACTCGCTAAATAGGCTGGAACAGTTTCTCAGGAACAATCAGCCCTGCGATCCACAACGG GCAGCACAGGCAACAGCAGAAGACAGAGAGTCAATAGAAGAAGCTCGACAGAGGGCATCCCGCAACAGCTACGAGGAACAACGTGCACAACAAGTCCAAGAGAAGATCAAGGACTTTTGGAGAGCTTCCCAGGCTGAGTGCACATGCCTAGGGGAATCTGACGTTCGCGATTCAGAAGACGACAACGACCAAAATTGTCCTTACTGTATCTGCACAGAAGAGGGTGGGGATGTGGCTAGGGTCAAAGGAAGATGTCTGAATGCTGATTGCAAGGTGTGTGCATTGATGAATAAGCTTGACAAAGTCTCACTGGCGGCACTTGGCGAAGTACGCAACACACGTCTCACTGTTATGTTAGATTTATCTCCACTTATTGTCCAGTGCTTGAACTCTGGTGAAATCTCTGAAGAACGAAGGCAGGTTCTCGTCAGAACATTTTGTGAATTACTCTGCTGTTCCAAAAGCAGACTTCGATTTTTGACAAATGTTGGCTTCCTCGTCATGATCTGTCCACGGTTGAAACACCTGCAGCTAGAGAGGGGATGGGGGGATGTGTGGTGTAACTTGTCCAAGTTTGCTACTGCTATTGGTTACCACCAAGATCACCGCAGCCAGCTTGCTGCCCTTATCTTCATGCTTCAAAGGTGTATTCCAGACAGTGAGAGCAAATGGGCATGGTATTTCCAGTCAGAGGACCCTGAAGAGCAGCGAGTTAACCTAGAGGTTTTTGAGCAGGGCTGTCGAAGAGAATAG